A genome region from uncultured Roseibium sp. includes the following:
- the rho gene encoding transcription termination factor Rho, with product MREMKLKDLKEKTPTELLQFAEELEVENASTMRKQELMFAILKNLAAQDVDIIGEGVVEVLQDGFGFLRSPDANYLPGPDDIYVSPSQIRRFSLRTGDTVEGQIRSPKEGERYFALLKVNTINFEDPDKARHKVHFDNLTPLYPNERFKMEIEDPTSKDFSARVVDLVAPLGKGQRALITAPPRTGKTVFLQNIAKSITTNHPECYLIVLLIDERPEEVTDMQRTVNGEVVSSTFDEPASRHVQVAEMVIEKAKRLTEHGRDVVILLDSITRLGRAYNTVVPSSGKVLTGGVDANALQRPKRFFGAARNIEEGGSLTIIATALIDTGSRMDEVIFEEFKGTGNSEIILDRKISDKRVYPAIDIQRSGTRKEELLVPAERLKKTFVLRRILNPMGTVDAIEFLLDKLRQTKSNDDFFDSMNA from the coding sequence ATGCGGGAAATGAAACTCAAAGACCTAAAAGAAAAGACACCGACAGAACTTCTGCAGTTTGCGGAGGAGCTCGAAGTTGAAAACGCCAGCACCATGCGCAAGCAGGAGCTGATGTTCGCTATTTTGAAAAACCTTGCCGCCCAGGATGTCGATATTATCGGCGAGGGCGTCGTCGAAGTGCTACAGGACGGATTCGGCTTCCTGCGTTCCCCGGATGCGAATTATCTCCCGGGCCCTGACGACATCTATGTTTCTCCCTCCCAGATCCGCCGGTTCTCCCTGCGTACGGGAGATACGGTGGAAGGCCAGATCCGCAGCCCGAAGGAAGGCGAACGCTACTTCGCGCTCCTGAAGGTGAATACGATCAATTTCGAGGATCCGGACAAGGCCCGCCACAAGGTTCATTTCGACAACCTGACACCGCTCTATCCGAACGAGCGGTTCAAGATGGAAATCGAAGATCCGACCAGCAAGGATTTCTCCGCCCGCGTGGTCGATCTGGTGGCGCCGCTTGGCAAGGGCCAGCGTGCCCTGATCACCGCGCCGCCTCGTACCGGTAAAACGGTGTTCCTGCAGAACATCGCAAAGTCGATCACGACCAACCATCCTGAGTGCTATCTGATCGTTCTTCTAATCGACGAGCGTCCGGAAGAAGTGACCGACATGCAGCGCACGGTGAACGGCGAGGTGGTGTCTTCCACCTTCGACGAACCGGCGTCCCGTCACGTCCAGGTCGCGGAAATGGTGATCGAGAAGGCCAAGCGCCTGACCGAACATGGCCGTGACGTGGTTATCCTGCTCGACTCCATCACCCGCCTTGGCCGCGCCTACAACACGGTTGTACCGTCGTCGGGCAAGGTCCTGACCGGTGGTGTCGACGCCAACGCCCTTCAACGTCCGAAGCGGTTCTTCGGTGCGGCCCGTAACATCGAAGAAGGCGGATCTCTGACGATCATCGCGACCGCTCTGATCGATACCGGCAGCCGCATGGACGAAGTCATCTTCGAAGAGTTCAAGGGAACGGGTAACTCCGAAATCATCCTCGACCGGAAGATCTCCGACAAGCGTGTCTATCCGGCGATCGATATCCAGCGGTCCGGTACGCGTAAGGAAGAACTCCTGGTTCCGGCCGAGAGGCTCAAGAAGACATTCGTCCTGCGTCGTATCCTCAATCCGATGGGAACGGTCGATGCGATCGAGTTCCTGCTCGACAAGCTACGGCAGACGAAATCGAACGACGATTTCTTCGACAGTATGAACGCCTGA
- the hemE gene encoding uroporphyrinogen decarboxylase, which translates to MKSQDRAVMRVLAGEKLWPPPVWMMRQAGRYLPEYREVRANAKNFLDFCYNPDLATEVTLQPIRRYGFDASILFSDIFVVPDAIGYPVRFEEGRGPVLEPLSSDLVDRLEQDRAEDHLKPVIETVSRLRAKLPTETTLLGFCGAPWTVACYSVAGHTTQEQVAARVGAYRDPELMQRFIDQLVTASIRYLIRQLDAGADAVQIFDTWAGVLDDAGFERWSIRPTRAIVDGVKAERPDAKIIGFPKASSARMAKFIEGTGVDAVGFDWTAPDALALEIQKKVPIQGNLDPMRLVAGGRALDEGVDHILKTFDKGPLIFNLGHGITPDADPENVARMVERVRKG; encoded by the coding sequence ATGAAATCCCAGGACCGTGCCGTCATGCGTGTGTTAGCCGGAGAAAAGCTCTGGCCACCTCCTGTCTGGATGATGCGTCAGGCTGGACGGTATCTGCCCGAGTATCGGGAAGTCAGAGCAAACGCGAAGAACTTTCTGGATTTCTGCTACAACCCGGATCTGGCAACGGAAGTCACACTCCAGCCGATCCGCCGTTATGGCTTTGATGCATCGATCCTGTTTTCGGACATCTTCGTTGTCCCCGATGCGATCGGATATCCGGTTCGCTTTGAAGAGGGACGTGGTCCGGTTCTGGAACCTCTGTCATCCGATCTCGTGGATCGTCTGGAACAGGATCGTGCCGAGGATCATCTCAAACCGGTCATAGAGACGGTTTCGCGCCTGAGAGCTAAGCTGCCCACTGAAACCACCTTGCTGGGCTTCTGTGGCGCTCCCTGGACCGTGGCGTGTTACTCCGTTGCGGGGCACACCACGCAGGAACAGGTTGCCGCCCGTGTCGGTGCCTACCGCGATCCGGAGCTGATGCAGAGATTTATCGATCAGCTCGTGACTGCTTCCATCCGTTACCTCATCCGTCAGCTCGATGCCGGTGCCGATGCGGTTCAGATTTTCGATACCTGGGCGGGCGTTCTCGATGATGCCGGTTTCGAACGCTGGTCGATCAGGCCCACAAGGGCGATCGTCGATGGTGTGAAGGCCGAACGCCCAGACGCCAAGATCATCGGCTTCCCGAAAGCCTCTTCGGCCCGGATGGCGAAGTTCATCGAGGGGACCGGTGTCGATGCGGTCGGGTTCGACTGGACGGCGCCGGATGCCTTGGCACTTGAGATCCAGAAGAAAGTGCCGATCCAGGGCAATCTCGATCCGATGCGGCTGGTGGCCGGCGGCCGGGCTCTGGACGAGGGGGTCGATCACATCCTGAAGACCTTCGACAAGGGACCGTTGATCTTCAACCTGGGCCATGGCATCACCCCGGACGCGGATCCGGAGAATGTCGCACGTATGGTCGAGCGGGTCAGGAAGGGATAA
- a CDS encoding GNAT family N-acetyltransferase encodes MYLETERLIIRPWQDEDKEPFARLNADPEGMRYFPSVLSREKSDALIDIARERTREDGFCFSPIEEKATGAFLGFVGLSRPRYATPLPFDPCVEIGWRLARAAWGQGYATEAARTWIGFGFETLDLEEIVSFTAVLNERSQKVMQRLGMHRNPKDDFLHPAIEADHVLAPHVLYRLSRDDWSRSLTL; translated from the coding sequence ATGTATTTGGAAACAGAACGGTTGATCATTCGCCCCTGGCAGGATGAGGACAAGGAGCCCTTCGCCCGGCTCAATGCCGATCCGGAAGGCATGCGGTATTTTCCTTCGGTCCTCTCCCGGGAGAAAAGCGATGCCCTGATCGATATCGCTCGGGAGAGAACGCGAGAAGACGGCTTTTGTTTCTCGCCCATCGAGGAAAAGGCGACCGGCGCGTTCCTGGGTTTTGTCGGTCTTTCCCGGCCGCGCTATGCGACGCCGTTGCCGTTCGATCCTTGCGTTGAAATCGGCTGGCGTCTTGCCCGCGCCGCATGGGGCCAGGGCTATGCCACCGAGGCGGCGAGGACATGGATTGGATTCGGCTTCGAAACTTTGGACCTGGAGGAAATCGTTTCCTTCACGGCCGTTCTGAACGAACGATCGCAGAAAGTAATGCAGCGCCTCGGGATGCATCGAAACCCAAAGGACGATTTCCTCCATCCGGCAATCGAGGCGGATCACGTTTTGGCGCCGCATGTGCTTTATCGGCTATCCCGCGACGACTGGAGCCGCAGCCTTACGCTATGA
- the hemJ gene encoding protoporphyrinogen oxidase HemJ: MATDLYAWIKALHVISIIAWMAGMLYLPRLFVYHVDAEPGSKQSETFKIMERRLMKAIINPSMIASWLFGLWLAYDSGFYTQGWFHAKFTLVLLMSGAHGYLSRCVKTFARDENTRPAKFYRMLNEVPTVLMIGIVILVIVKPF; this comes from the coding sequence ATGGCGACGGATCTCTACGCCTGGATCAAGGCGCTGCATGTCATTTCAATCATCGCCTGGATGGCGGGGATGCTCTACCTGCCGCGGCTCTTCGTTTATCACGTCGACGCGGAACCGGGATCGAAACAGTCCGAAACTTTCAAGATCATGGAACGGCGGCTCATGAAGGCCATCATCAATCCGTCCATGATCGCCTCCTGGCTCTTCGGGTTATGGCTGGCCTATGACAGTGGTTTCTACACACAGGGCTGGTTCCACGCGAAATTCACCCTGGTCCTCCTTATGTCGGGTGCCCACGGATATCTTTCGCGTTGTGTGAAAACCTTCGCTCGAGATGAAAACACCCGGCCGGCGAAGTTCTACCGGATGCTGAACGAAGTTCCGACGGTTCTGATGATCGGTATCGTCATTCTGGTCATCGTCAAACCGTTCTGA
- a CDS encoding thioredoxin domain-containing protein: MTENRLASSTSPYLLQHKDNPVHWYPWGPEALAAAKAENKPILLSVGYAACHWCHVMAHESFEDASTADVMNRLFINIKVDREERPDIDQIYMKALHALGEQGGWPLTMFLTSDGEPFWGGTYYPKEAKWGHPAFVDMLEAVSRTYHTDRDRIETNRSGLLEALKTEITPTAPIDRSLMMAAGERLLSLYDPEHGGIKGAPKFPQASILDLLWRTGLRAGNDKAKETFLHTLRQISNGGIYDHLKGGIARYSVDHLWLVPHFEKMLYDNGQYLDHLATAYLATGEDLFRNRIEETVDWLLDEMRMEGGAFAASLDADSEGVEGKFYVWTAEEITEVLGEEDAALFAKAYDVSPSGNWEGVTILNRLKTPSLSAKEEARLARLRKKLLGRRSSRIRPGLDDKILADWNGLTIASLARAARFVSRESCLEPAKAAYGFIMETMIRDGRLGHSWRKGRLLLPGFASDYANMMNAALALAEACPDDAMTYIADAEKLGKALVEGYQTNEGAFYLTASDAEGLIVRPVTSADEATPNPNSMAALTFAKLYILTGKTEYRDLADKVLIALSSDIPKNVFATASLLTAFDTRTNGRLAVIVAPSGTDPNPFLKVLSKAVDPALHCLVLESTEDLPDDHPAKGKNALENKPTVYLCREGACSFPITRRKDLEEALTVIA; the protein is encoded by the coding sequence ATGACCGAAAACCGCCTGGCAAGTTCCACGAGCCCCTACCTTCTCCAGCACAAGGACAATCCCGTCCACTGGTATCCCTGGGGTCCGGAAGCCCTTGCCGCGGCAAAAGCGGAAAACAAGCCGATCCTTTTGTCGGTCGGCTATGCCGCCTGCCACTGGTGTCACGTCATGGCCCATGAAAGCTTTGAGGATGCCTCTACCGCGGACGTCATGAACCGCCTCTTTATCAATATCAAGGTCGATCGGGAAGAACGTCCCGACATTGACCAGATCTATATGAAAGCACTGCATGCGTTGGGGGAACAGGGTGGCTGGCCGCTAACCATGTTCCTCACCTCAGACGGCGAACCCTTCTGGGGCGGAACCTATTATCCGAAGGAAGCCAAGTGGGGGCATCCCGCGTTCGTGGACATGCTGGAAGCCGTTTCCCGCACCTATCACACGGATCGGGACCGAATCGAAACCAACCGCTCCGGTCTTCTGGAGGCCCTGAAGACGGAGATTACACCCACCGCCCCCATCGATCGCAGTCTGATGATGGCTGCCGGCGAACGGCTCCTGTCGCTCTATGATCCCGAACACGGCGGCATCAAGGGCGCTCCCAAATTCCCACAGGCCTCGATCCTCGATCTCCTCTGGCGGACCGGGCTCAGGGCCGGAAACGACAAGGCCAAGGAGACCTTCCTCCATACCCTGAGACAGATCAGCAACGGCGGCATCTACGATCACCTGAAAGGCGGCATCGCCCGTTATTCCGTCGATCATCTCTGGCTCGTTCCCCACTTCGAAAAGATGCTCTACGACAACGGCCAGTATCTCGACCACCTCGCCACCGCTTACCTGGCGACAGGCGAAGACCTGTTTCGAAACCGAATCGAGGAGACGGTCGATTGGCTCCTGGATGAGATGCGCATGGAAGGAGGCGCCTTTGCTGCAAGCCTTGATGCGGATAGCGAAGGTGTCGAGGGCAAGTTCTATGTCTGGACCGCGGAGGAAATCACAGAGGTTCTCGGCGAAGAAGACGCCGCCCTGTTCGCCAAAGCCTATGACGTTTCCCCTTCGGGCAACTGGGAAGGTGTCACGATCCTCAACCGCCTGAAGACCCCGAGCCTGTCGGCAAAGGAGGAAGCCCGCCTTGCCCGATTGCGGAAGAAACTTCTGGGGCGACGCAGCAGCCGTATCAGGCCCGGCCTGGACGACAAGATCCTTGCCGACTGGAACGGACTGACGATCGCATCGCTTGCCCGTGCAGCGCGTTTTGTTTCACGTGAATCATGTCTGGAGCCGGCGAAGGCCGCCTATGGCTTCATCATGGAAACCATGATCCGCGACGGCCGCCTGGGGCACTCCTGGCGCAAGGGTCGCCTGCTCCTGCCCGGGTTTGCCTCCGACTACGCAAACATGATGAATGCGGCGCTAGCTCTGGCAGAGGCCTGTCCGGACGACGCCATGACCTATATCGCCGACGCGGAAAAGCTCGGCAAGGCTTTGGTCGAAGGCTACCAGACGAACGAAGGCGCCTTTTATCTGACGGCCTCAGACGCCGAAGGATTGATCGTGCGCCCGGTGACCTCCGCCGATGAGGCGACACCCAATCCCAATTCCATGGCCGCCCTCACCTTTGCCAAACTCTACATTCTGACGGGGAAGACCGAGTACCGCGATCTGGCCGACAAGGTTCTGATCGCCCTTTCATCCGACATTCCGAAGAACGTCTTTGCGACAGCATCTCTGCTGACCGCTTTCGACACTCGGACCAACGGCCGCCTTGCGGTCATCGTCGCCCCAAGTGGTACGGATCCGAATCCTTTTCTCAAGGTACTTTCCAAAGCGGTCGACCCGGCCCTTCATTGTCTCGTACTCGAATCGACTGAAGACCTACCGGACGATCATCCGGCCAAGGGCAAGAATGCGCTTGAGAACAAACCGACCGTTTATCTATGCCGCGAAGGCGCCTGTTCGTTTCCGATCACCAGACGCAAGGATCTGGAGGAAGCCCTCACCGTCATAGCGTAA
- a CDS encoding pyruvate, water dikinase regulatory protein, translating to MNKSRHYFHLHLVSDSTGETLMTVSRAATAQYENVQEIEHVYPLVRTQKQLDRILSEIEAAPGIVLYTLVDTELASRLERSCMELGIPIVNILAPVFSVFQSYLNVTQTHRIGGQHELDAEYFKRMEALNYTMMHDDGQIWEDLESADIVLLGISRTSKTPTCIYMANRGIKAANVPLIPDISLPPAVTNLKKPLIVGLIASAERIQQIRRNRVLSLHSENYNETYVDRKEIAREINMTRRLCSENDWPLIDVTRRSIEETAAEIMGLFREKKAREEGEA from the coding sequence GTGAACAAGTCCAGACACTATTTTCATCTCCATCTGGTCTCCGATTCCACCGGTGAAACGCTGATGACCGTTTCCCGCGCGGCAACGGCACAATATGAAAACGTGCAGGAGATCGAGCACGTTTATCCGCTGGTCCGAACGCAAAAGCAGCTCGATCGGATTCTCAGCGAAATCGAGGCCGCGCCCGGTATCGTTCTCTACACGCTGGTCGATACGGAACTGGCCTCGAGACTGGAACGGAGTTGCATGGAACTGGGCATTCCCATCGTCAATATTCTCGCGCCGGTCTTTTCCGTCTTCCAGTCCTATCTGAATGTGACCCAGACCCACCGGATCGGCGGCCAGCACGAACTCGATGCGGAGTATTTCAAGCGCATGGAAGCGCTGAACTACACCATGATGCATGACGACGGACAGATCTGGGAGGATCTGGAATCCGCGGATATCGTCCTGCTCGGGATCTCTAGAACCTCCAAGACGCCAACCTGTATCTATATGGCGAACCGGGGCATCAAGGCGGCGAATGTTCCGCTCATTCCGGATATTTCCCTGCCGCCTGCGGTTACGAACCTCAAAAAACCTTTGATTGTCGGATTGATTGCGTCGGCGGAACGAATCCAGCAAATCCGCAGAAACCGGGTCTTGTCGCTCCATTCGGAAAACTACAACGAGACCTATGTGGACCGAAAGGAAATCGCCCGCGAAATCAATATGACCCGGCGCCTGTGCTCGGAAAACGATTGGCCGTTGATTGATGTCACCCGCCGGTCGATCGAGGAAACCGCCGCGGAGATCATGGGTCTTTTCCGGGAAAAAAAGGCACGCGAGGAAGGTGAAGCCTGA